From a region of the Drosophila virilis strain 15010-1051.87 chromosome 3, Dvir_AGI_RSII-ME, whole genome shotgun sequence genome:
- the ND-39 gene encoding NADH dehydrogenase [ubiquinone] 1 alpha subcomplex subunit 9, mitochondrial has protein sequence MAAIVLTRNMQLAKHHGSGVVGVVCLRSYSAAAAPPDADAPRPLKTTNLAAMKRGTGGRSSFNGIVATVFGATGFVGRYVCNKLGKSGTQMILPYRGDDSDANRLKVCGDLGQVLFHFYHLEDPRSIREAVKHSNVVINLVGRDYETKNFKFKDVNVNGAARLASICRDAGVERFIHLSALNAEANPKAHYISGGSQWLKSKYEGELMVRDAFPNATIIRPADIYGSEDRFLRYYAHIWRRQFRSMPLWHSGERTVKQPVFVSDVAQAIVNAAKDPDTAGRIYQAVGPKRYQLSELVDWFHRLMRKDQKRWGYQRYDMRWDPTFKLKVKLTNLICPGAPIGGLHLDRVEREAITDKVLPGVPTLEDLGVHLTNMEDQVPWELRPYRAALYYDAELGEFEEASPPKTIEAGEELRLFA, from the exons ATGGCTGCCATAGTACTAACTAGGAACATGCAGCTGGCGA AGCATCACGGCAGCGGTGTCGTGGGAGTGGTGTGCCTGCGCAGCTATAGTGCCGCCGCGGCTCCACCAGATGCTGATGCGCCACGTCCGTTGAAGACCACAAATCTGGCTGCCATGAAGCGCGGCACAGGCGGACGCAGCAGCTTCAACGGCATTGTCGCCACCGTGTTTGGTGCCACCGGCTTTGTGGGACGCTACGTGTGCAACAAGCTGGGCAAGTCGGGCACACAAATGATTCTGCCCTATCGCGGTGATGATTCCGATGCGAACCGGCTGAAAGTTTGCGGCGATTTGGGTCAGGTGCTGTTCCATTTCTATCATCTTGAAGATCCACGCTCCATACGGGAGGCCGTCAAGCACTCAAATGTGGTCATCAATTTGGTGGGACGTGACTATGAGACTAAGAACTTTAAGTTCAAGGATGTCAATGTAAATGGTGCAGCGCGTCTGGCCAG CATTTGCCGTGATGCCGGCGTGGAGCGTTTTATACATCTATCCGCGTTGAACGCCGAGGCTAATCCCAAGGCGCATTACATTTCGGGCGGCAGCCAGTGGCTCAAGAGCAAGTATGAGGGCGAGTTGATGGTGCGCGATGCCTTCCCCAATGCCACGATAATACGTCCAGCCGATATCTATGGATCTGAGGACCGCTTCTTGCGTTACTATGCACACATCTGGCGTCGTCAATTCCGCTCGATGCCACTGTGGCATAGCGGTGAGCGCACCGTTAAGCAGCCCGTATTCGTTTCTGATGTGGCACAGGCCATTGTCAATGCCGCAAAGGACCCAGACACCGCTGGCCGCATTTACCAGGCTGTGGG TCCCAAGCGCTATCAGCTGAGCGAGCTGGTCGACTGGTTCCATCGCCTAATGCGCAAGGACCAGAAGCGTTGGGGCTATCAGCGTTACGATATGCGCTGGGACCCCACTTTCAAATTGAAGGTTAAACTCACCAACTTGATTTGCCCCGGTGCACCCATTGGTGGACTGCATCTAGATCGCGTTGAGCGGGAAGCCATCACCGATAAGGTGCTGCCCGGAGTGCCGACGCTGGAAGATTTGGGTGTGCACTTGACAAATATGGAGGATCAGGTGCCTTGGGAGCTGCGTCCATATCGCGCTGCCTTGTACTATGATGCAGAGTTGGGCGAGTTTGAGGAGGCGTCGCCGCCAAAAACTATTGAAGCGGGCGAGGAGCTGCGCTTGTTTGCCTAA